One Deinococcus sp. Leaf326 genomic window, TTTCCGGTCTGGCTCAGGCCAGCTGGTGGCTACCGCAGTGGTTGCTGACGGTGCTCCAGTCGGCGGGAGCGGGGTTGGAGGCCTGCAGGGTCTGGAGCTGAAGAACTCGGTTCATGGGTCACATCCTTGGAGAAGAGAAGGCGGAGGGACTGGGGTGAGAGTTGAATCAGGCCAGCTGGTGGCTACCGCAGTGGTTGCTGACGGTGCTCCATTCAGCGGGAGCGGGGTTGGAAGCCTGCAGGGTCTGGAGCTGGAGAACTCGGTTCATGGGTCACATCCTTGAAGAGGAGAGGGCGGAGGGGGGAGCCTGACGGTCTGGCTCAAGCCAGCTGGTGGCTACCGCAGTGATTGCTGACGGTGCTCCAGTCGGCGGGAGCGGGGTTGGAAGCCTGCAGGGTCTGGAGCTGGAGAACTCGGTTCATGGGTCACATCCTTGAAGAGGAGAAGGCGGAGGGANTTGCTGACGGTGCTCCAGTCGGCGGGAGCGGGGTTAGAGGCCTGCAGGGTCTGGAGCTGGAGAACTCGGTTCATGGGTCACGTCCTTGAAGAGGAGAGGGCGGAGGGGGGAGCCTGACGGTCTGGCTCAAGCCAGCTGGTGGCTACCGCAGTGATTGCTGACGGTGCTCCAGTCGGCGGGAGCGGGGTTAGAGGCCTGCAGGGTCTGGAGCTGGAGAACTCGGTTCATGGGTCACGTCCTTGAAGAGGAGAGGGCGGAGGGGGGAGCCTAACGGTCTGGTTCAGGCCAGCTGGTGGCTACCGCAGTGGTTGCTGACGGTACTCCATTCAGCGGGAGCGGGGTTGGAAGCCTGCAGGGTCTGGAGCTGGAGAACTCGGTTCATGGGTCACATCCTTGGAGAAGAGAAGTCGGAGGGACTGGGGTGCCTTAGGACAGCTGGACGCTGCTGCAGTGGTTACTGACCGTGCTCCATTCGGCCGGAGCGGGCGCCGAAGCCTGAAGAGTTTGCAGTTGAAGAACTCGTTTCATAGGTCACCTCCTTAGGGCTGGGGGAGCGCTTTGAACACTTGAACGGTGCTCTCGTTGCTGCTCTTGAGAACAGTTGTATCGGCCCCCCTGGGAACGATCTGGGACCACTTCCCTGGGAACTGGGAATCTGGAATGACAGATCCTGGGACTGGGCTCAGCG contains:
- a CDS encoding class III lanthipeptide gives rise to the protein MNRVLQLQTLQASNPAPAEWSTVSNHCGSHQLA
- a CDS encoding class III lanthipeptide, with translation MKRVLQLQTLQASAPAPAEWSTVSNHCSSVQLS
- a CDS encoding class III lanthipeptide gives rise to the protein MNRVLQLQTLQASNPAPAEWSTVSNHCGSHQLA